The following are encoded together in the Daucus carota subsp. sativus chromosome 5, DH1 v3.0, whole genome shotgun sequence genome:
- the LOC108219986 gene encoding actin-related protein 6, whose amino-acid sequence MTDLSNPVKTKTPNNRTYKNLYVSTMTVVVLDNGGGLIKAGIGGEREPLTVIPNCLARPVSSKKFLTGDQLLSPTEDLTSATVRRPFDRGYLINPDLQSTIWAHLFSTLRLTPSHSSLLLTEPLFNLPSIQRHTDELVFEEFNFKALYVADAPGLVHLYEASRRPYGLVSKSQCSLVVDCGFSFVHAAPVFQNFCVNYGVKRMDLGGKALSNYLKELISYRSINVMDESFLMDHVKEKLCFVSLDVQRDLMIARKRGNDNIFKCTYVLPDGVTYTKGFVKDPAEADRYRTLSDGATGLHTEKMETDQQEHEEKLENKNKIDLTKNEFSLTNERFLVPEMIFRPADLGMNQAGLAECIVRAVNSCHPHLQPVLYESIILTGGSTLFPRFAERLERELRPLVPDNYRVKISTQEDPILGVWRGGSLLASSPDFETMCVTKAEYEELGSFRCRKRFFH is encoded by the exons ATGACAGATCTCAGCAACCCGGTAAAAACTAAAACCCCAAACAACCGTACATACAAAAACCTGTACGTATCTACCATGACAGTAGTAGTCCTAGACAACGGCGGCGGGCTAATAAAAGCCGGCATCGGCGGCGAGCGAGAGCCATTAACCGTAATCCCCAATTGTCTGGCCCGACCCGTCTCCTCCAAGAAGTTCCTCACCGGCGACCAGCTCCTCTCCCCCACCGAAGACCTCACCTCCGCCACCGTCCGCCGCCCCTTCGACCGTGGCTACTTAATCAACCCCGACCTCCAATCCACCATCTGGGCCCACCTCTTTTCCACCCTCAGACTCACCCCTTCTCACTCCTCACTCCTCCTCACTGAGCCCCTCTTCAATTTGCCCTCAATTCAGCGCCACACGGATGAGCTTGTTTTCGAAGAATTCAATTTTAAGGCCTTGTATGTTGCGGATGCCCCGGGGCTGGTGCATTTGTATGAGGCTAGTAGGAGGCCTTATGGGCTTGTTAGTAAGAGTCAGTGTAGCTTGGTTGTGGATTGTGGGTTTAGTTTTGTTCACGCCGCCCCCGTGTTTCAGAATTTTTGTGTGAATTATGGGGTTAAGAGGATGGATTTGGGTGGGAAGGCGTTGAGTAATTATTTGAAGGAGTTGATTAGTTATCGCTCCATTAATGTTATGGATGAGTCTTTCTTGATGGATCATGTTAAGGAGAAGTTGTGTTTTGTTTCCTTGGATGTCCAGAGGGATTTGATGATTGCGAG GAAACGTGGCAATGATAACATTTTTAAGTGCACTTATGTGCTTCCTGACGGTGTTACGTATACAAAGGGTTTTGTGAAAGACCCGGCTGAGGCAGACAGATATCGTACTTTGTCTGATGGAGCCACAGGACTGCATACAGAGAAAATGGAAACGGATCAGCAAGAACATGAGGAAAAGCTTGAGAACAagaataaaattgatttaacaAAGAAT GAGTTCAGCTTGACAAATGAGCGTTTCCTTGTGCCGGAGATGATATTTCGTCCTGCTGATTTAG GAATGAACCAGGCTGGCTTGGCTGAATGCATTGTCCGCGCAGTAAATTCTTGCCACCCTCATCTACAACCTGTACTCTATGAGAG CATCATATTGACTGGTGGAAGTACACTATTTCCTCGATTTGCTGAAAGACT AGAAAGGGAGTTGCGGCCTCTTGTCCCAGATAATTATCGAGTGAAGATTTCGACCCAAGAAGA TCCCATATTAGGTGTTTGGCGAGGGGGGTCACTCCTGGCATCTAGCCCTGATTTTGAAACAATGTGTGTTACAAAGGCAGAGTATGAGGAGCTTGGGTCATTTCGGTGTCGCAAAAGATTCTTCCACTAG
- the LOC108221111 gene encoding auxin-induced protein 22A, producing the protein MELQLGLALFPDINKFEMNKESTSEPQRDMYGSGHTLHPNKRNFNEAFDRHDSFVSTTDDIPRTLALFSWDNDDAKKDGEDVKPSYSLYVKVKMEGVPIARKVDLGQHQSYHSLATTLLRMFGKSEENMKDYKLTYQDDEGDWLLAEDLPWKSFMESVQCLKWIKSSHPDRDLD; encoded by the exons ATGGAGCTGCaacttggacttgctctttttCCGGACATTAACAAATTTGAGATGAATAAGGAGAGTACCTCTGAGCCTCAGAGGGATATGTATGGCTCTGGTCACACGCTACACCCGAACAAGCGTAATTTTAATGAAGCATTTGATCGTCATGATTCTTTTGTTAGTACTACTGATGATATTCCGCGGACGCTGGCTCTTTTCTCATGGGACAATGATGATGCGAAGAAAGACGGTGAAGATGTAAAGCCTAGTTATTCATTGTACGTGAAGGTGAAGATGGAGGGAGTTCCAATTGCGCGAAAAGTTGACTTAGGCCAGCATCAGTCTTATCACTCACTGGCAACCACATTGCTCCGAATGTTTGGGAAAT CTGAGGAGAACATGAAGGATTACAAACTCACATACCAAGACGACGAGGGAGACTGGTTGCTGGCCGAAGATTTACCTTGGAA AAGTTTCATGGAGTCGGTGCAATGTCTGAAGTGGATAAAGAGCTCTCATCCTGATAGGGACCTGGATTGA
- the LOC108223490 gene encoding uncharacterized protein LOC108223490 yields the protein MPRPGPRPYECVRRAWHSDRHQPIRGSIIQQIFRVVNGRHSSATKGNREWQEKLPIVVFKAEEIMYSKANSEVEYMDLETIWDRVNEAINIIIRRDESTETGDLLPPCVEAALNLGCVPVRASRSQRHNNPRTYLSNRTQDTSSLPPKVLDNPTQGRIPTSRPLHYVNQSTVERPVTVNLNNLQSDSNRLAIQNNRSEPTSSGKFPAAYEKFPSRKKQFLSVEANTSANVGHVYPLHSGTHFQPEVSWPGLKTSNTVIVGTPVYPLVEPVKRGFFQNLFPRNEDDNALSRITHLDSRNKQQEVFEQTECDLSLRLGLFSDPCLNRGKGLASDIDIVGLHSSHDRGQQYDLNSTQNREHTFFPTERPHNYLELSTSSRNFEGQVQNAEVATRKRSNVEDGPIFWQPEPTANHFSGRMRWPGL from the exons ATGCCTAGGCCAGGTCCAAGGCCTTATGAGTGTGTGAGAAGGGCTTGGCATAGTGATAGGCACCAGCCCATTAGAGGTTCTATCATTCAGCAGATTTTCAG GGTTGTCAATGGGAGACACTCTTCTGCTACTAAAGGGAACAGAGAGTGGCAGGAGAAGTTGCCTATTGTTGTGTTCAAAGCTGAGGAAATTATGTACTCCAAGGCCAATTCTGAG GTTGAATATATGGATCTTGAAACAATATGGGACCGGGTTAACGAGGCAATTAACATCATTATTCGGAGGGATGAGAGTACTGAGACAGGGGACTTGTTGCCTCCTTGTGTTGAAG CTGCTCTCAATCTTGGTTGTGTACCTGTAAGAGCTTCCAGAAGCCAGAGGCACAATAATCCTAGAACTTACCTCAGTAATAGAACTCAAGATACCTCTTCTCTACCCCCTAAGGTCCTGGATAACCCAACTCAAGGGAGAATCCCGACATCACGCCCACTCCACTACGTTAATCAGTCAACTGTGGAGAGGCCTGTTACTGTGAATTTGAACAATTTACAGTCAGATTCTAACAGACTTGCAATACAAAATAATAGAAGTGAGCCCACTTCTTCTGGCAAGTTTCCTGCTGCATACGAGAAGTTTCCTTCTCGGAAAAAACAGTTTCTCTCTGTGGAAGCTAACACCTCAGCAAACGTTGGTCATGTTTATCCCTTGCATTCTGGCACCCATTTTCAACCCGAAGTCTCTTGGCCAGGCTTAAAAACCTCAAATACTGTTATCGTTGGAACCCCAGTTTATCCGTTAGTCGAGCCTGTTAAAAGGGGtttctttcaaaatttattcCCCCGTAATGAGGATGACAATGCTTTAAGCAGAATCACTCATTTAGACTCCAGAAACAAGCAGCAGGAGGTATTTGAGCAGACAGAATGTGACTTATCTTTGAGGCTGGGCCTCTTTTCAGACCCATGCTTGAATAGGGGCAAAGGTTTAGCTTCTGACATCGACATAGTGGGTCTACACAGTTCTCATGATAGGGGGCAACAATATGATCTGAATTCCACACAAAACAGAGAGCATACTTTCTTTCCCACGGAGAGGCCTCATAATTACTTAGAGTTGTCTACCAGTAGTAGGAATTTTGAGGGTCAAGTTCAGAACGCAGAGGTGGCTACTAGGAAACGCAGCAATGTAGAAGATGGACCAATTTTCTGGCAACCAGAACCCACTGCAAACCATTTTAGTGGTAGAATGAGATGGCCAGGTTTGTAG